The Nicotiana tomentosiformis chromosome 2, ASM39032v3, whole genome shotgun sequence genome includes the window ACAGCACAAAATAGAGCTAAATTACACAAGGTTGAGGCTGATCTTACAAGATACTATCAACTTGAGGAGGAATTTTGGAGACAAAAGGCAGGAATGCAGTGGTTTAAAGATGGAGATAGAAATTCAAAATTCTTTCATGCTCATGTCAGAGGGAAAAGGAAAATACTGCAGGTCAATAGAATACtggatgataatggtaattggaTAGAGTCACAAGAAGGAATGGAAAAGGAAGCAGTTGATTTATTTCAAGCACAGTTTACTGAACAAAGAATTCCAACAAACTTTGACATTATACAGCATGTTCCAAAGATGATCACTGAAAAGCAAAATGAAAGGTTGTGGGCTGAACCTACAATGGAGGAAGTCAAGGAAGCAATATTTGGATTAAATGGAGATAGTGCCAGTAGTCCAGATGGATTCACTGGCCATTTTTATCAAGTTAGCTAGGAAATAATATGTGGAGATATACTCAATATGGTCAAGGCTTTCTTTTGTAGTGCTGACCTTCCAAAATTCATCACTCACACAAATCTAGTATTGCTGCCCAAGAAGAAGATTGTATCTACATTTTCAGACATGAGGCCAATTAGTTTGAGTAATTTTTCAAACAAAATCATATCCAGAGTTGTTCATGAGAGATTAGTAGATCTACTGCCTTCTTTAATATCTCCCAATCAGGCTGGTTTTGTCAAAGGAAGGAGCATTGTGGAGAATATTTTATTAACTCAAGAGATCATAACTGACATTAGATTGAGAGGGAAGCCATCCAATGTTGTTATCAAATTGGACATGGCAAAGGCATATGATAGAGTCTCATGGCTGGTTTTGACAAAGGTCCTAAGGCAAATGGGGTTTGGAGAGGTGTTCACTGACATGATCTTTAGGCTAGTGTCAAACAATTGGTACTTTGTTCTCTTGAATGGGCAAGCCAATGGTTTCTTCAAATCATCAAGGGATGTAAAGCAAGGAGATCTTCTTTCTCTTTCGTTATTCATTCTAGCAGCTGAAGTACTTGGAAGGGCCTTGGATGCCTTATTTGACAATCCTAACTTCATAGGATTTGGTATGCCAAAGTGGAGTCAAAACATCAACTATTTATCATATGCAGATGATACAATTATTTTTTGTTCTTCTCATTATGGGGCAGTGCATCTTACCATAAAAGTATTAGAGGAATATGGGGCTGCTTCAGGTCAGAAGATCAATAAGgaaaagtcttctttttttatGCATTAAGGAGTGCCTGCAGAAGAGGCAAACACAGTCCATTTGATCACAGAACTTCAAAGAAATGCCTTCTCATTCACATATATGGGATGCCCTATATTATACAGCAGGAGGAAGAAAGAGTTATATAAAGGCATCCTCTTCAAAGTTTAGGAAAGGCTATCATCATGGAAAGGTAAATTATTATCAATAGGTGGCAGGGTAGTTTTGATTTCACATGTACTTGAGAGCATGCCAATTCATCTCTTATCAGCTATAAATCTACCAGTACATGTGATCAATCAGTTACACAAGATGTTTGCTAGGTTCTATTGGAGTAACTCAGGCAATGAAAAGGCTAGACATTGGGCTTCATGGGACAATATGTGTCTGCCTAAAAGAGAAGGAGGTCTTAGTTTCAGATCATTACATGATTTGTCGAAGGCATTGTTTGCTAAGCTGTGGTGGACCTACGGGACAAAAGATACACTATGGTCTACATTTTTGTGGAATAAGTACTGCAAGAAGATTAATGAGATGCTAGTTCCTTGGAGAA containing:
- the LOC104104254 gene encoding uncharacterized protein, yielding MVKAFFCSADLPKFITHTNLVLLPKKKIVSTFSDMRPISLSNFSNKIISRVVHERLVDLLPSLISPNQAGFVKGRSIVENILLTQEIITDIRLRGKPSNVVIKLDMAKAYDRVSWLVLTKVLRQMGFGEVFTDMIFRLVSNNWYFVLLNGQANGFFKSSRDVKQGDLLSLSLFILAAEVLGRALDALFDNPNFIGFGMPKWSQNINYLSYADDTIIFCSSHYGAVHLTIKVLEEYGAASAGGRKSYIKASSSKFRKGYHHGKLHKMFARFYWSNSGNEKARHWASWDNMCLPKREGGLSFRSLHDLSKALFAKLWWTYGTKDTLWSTFLWNKYCKKINEMLVPWRNGSQVWKKMTQMREELEYQVWWQLKNGSSYFWYDNWTGLGTLYHTSGTGHWCDESIKYVDEVMENGTWNEVLLRELLPEEIAEHILEKIAPPAHQSMKDKPWWKLETNGQFIVKSAWHYIRKRRDERKLYKFMWAKGLPYKVSFFMWRLWKAKLPLDDWFQRLGKYKFEGSISSNAKLDCLAHVEKDEFWKAWENWDLIYAQANAVKEATNNIAEARAILEALRYIVQMPFPACIIETDSLLMNNVLDETWETPWSIANKVD